The Candidatus Hydrogenedentota bacterium genome window below encodes:
- a CDS encoding aspartate aminotransferase family protein, whose amino-acid sequence MAIHAGISASIQHDGEPKANAIRERLDAVIGRGQRTYTPSQLTVEKAKGCYLWTVDGRRLVDFTSGVLVTNLGHDHPRFEELCRKYAEALPRNAYNMVVELEVVAAERLVKSMAATNPNAQKVFWAASGSEGIQKAMWAAQHRYPDRPIILATRYGFHGKKGLAGDVTGAESRNPNVRFISFPMKDEKPREFYQRELDALAAEHEGQISLLITEPYLGAAGSFHPPKWYHKMLQAWCEKHDIVFIFDEVQACHGRTGNMYAYETYEVQPDLVVLGKGIANGEPAAAAVGRADLIDSLTYGEASDTFSGNPRACAAMCAVLDVFEEENIVDKGRAAAKSVEKRLRDWPGRFPFVKAVRGEGLVYGVEIENAELANRCVLEAYYGIGDTGVHFLGPLAGKVIRVSPPLVITESEINEAFAIIEQAWARI is encoded by the coding sequence ATGGCGATACACGCGGGCATATCCGCATCCATTCAGCACGACGGCGAACCCAAGGCAAACGCCATCCGCGAGCGGCTGGACGCCGTCATCGGGAGGGGCCAGCGCACGTATACCCCCTCGCAGCTCACTGTCGAGAAAGCCAAGGGGTGTTATCTGTGGACGGTCGACGGACGCAGACTCGTCGATTTCACGTCGGGCGTCCTGGTGACGAATCTCGGGCATGACCATCCGCGCTTCGAGGAATTGTGCCGGAAGTACGCCGAGGCCCTGCCTCGCAACGCTTACAACATGGTGGTTGAGCTCGAGGTCGTTGCGGCCGAGCGGCTCGTCAAAAGCATGGCGGCGACAAATCCGAACGCCCAGAAGGTTTTCTGGGCCGCAAGCGGGTCAGAAGGCATACAGAAAGCCATGTGGGCCGCGCAACACCGGTATCCGGACCGCCCGATCATTCTGGCCACGCGCTACGGGTTCCACGGGAAGAAGGGCCTCGCGGGCGACGTCACCGGCGCCGAAAGCCGCAACCCGAATGTGCGGTTCATCTCGTTTCCTATGAAAGACGAAAAACCCCGGGAATTTTACCAGCGCGAACTGGATGCGCTCGCCGCAGAACACGAAGGCCAGATCTCATTGCTCATAACCGAACCCTATCTTGGCGCCGCCGGTTCGTTCCACCCCCCCAAGTGGTATCACAAGATGCTGCAGGCCTGGTGCGAGAAACACGACATTGTGTTCATCTTCGACGAGGTGCAGGCGTGCCACGGCCGCACCGGCAACATGTACGCGTACGAAACGTACGAGGTGCAGCCCGACCTGGTCGTCCTTGGCAAGGGCATCGCCAACGGCGAGCCAGCCGCAGCAGCAGTTGGCCGGGCGGACCTCATCGACTCCTTGACCTATGGCGAAGCGTCGGATACGTTCAGCGGCAATCCCCGCGCCTGTGCCGCCATGTGCGCCGTGCTCGACGTGTTCGAGGAGGAAAATATCGTCGATAAAGGCCGCGCAGCCGCGAAAAGCGTCGAGAAACGGCTTCGCGATTGGCCCGGCAGGTTCCCGTTCGTAAAGGCCGTTCGCGGCGAAGGGCTCGTCTACGGCGTCGAGATCGAGAACGCCGAACTCGCCAACCGCTGCGTGCTCGAGGCGTACTACGGCATTGGCGACACCGGCGTGCATTTCCTTGGCCCCCTGGCGGGCAAGGTGATTCGGGTGAGCCCGCCCCTGGTCATCACCGAGAGTGAAATCAACGAAGCCTTCGCCATCATCGAACAGGCCTGGGCGCGCATCTAG
- a CDS encoding Rrf2 family transcriptional regulator, producing MNISSRCEYACRAIIELALNANSEQPVTALTIANKRNIPGKYLVHILIQLKRAGIVRSVRGAQGGYILCRPPGNISLLDIIEAIEGPIIDLQPIEGHADKDVAPIWKDVACEVSKVLKSYRVQDIIDNVHESDMYYI from the coding sequence ATGAATATTTCGTCGAGGTGTGAATATGCGTGCCGGGCAATAATTGAACTTGCGCTGAACGCAAACAGCGAACAGCCGGTTACCGCGCTGACCATCGCCAACAAGCGCAACATCCCGGGCAAATACCTCGTGCACATTCTCATTCAACTCAAGCGCGCGGGCATTGTCCGCAGCGTACGCGGGGCGCAAGGCGGGTATATACTCTGCCGGCCGCCCGGAAACATCAGTCTGCTTGATATCATCGAGGCCATCGAGGGTCCCATAATTGACCTGCAGCCTATTGAGGGCCACGCGGACAAGGATGTCGCGCCGATCTGGAAAGACGTCGCCTGCGAAGTCTCGAAGGTGCTGAAGAGCTATCGGGTCCAGGATATCATCGACAACGTGCATGAATCGGACATGTACTACATCTGA